TAATTTCTTCGGCGCACCAATTGGGTCTCCTATGAATGCTCTTGAGTTGGACGTTGTTGCTCCAGTTGTCGCTCCAGTTCCTGCTCCAGCTTCCGCTCCagttttctctccaactatCAGTGCTCTTGAGGTTGACGTTGATATTCCAATTTTTGCTCCAGGTTTTGCTCCAGTGGTTGCTCCAGTTCCTTCTCCAACTTCCGCTCCAGTTTTCGCTCCATCTCCTATTAATGTTCTTGAGTTGGAAGTTGATGCTCCAGTTTCTACTCCAACTTATACTCCAGTTGATGCACCAACTTTCGCTCCAGTTGATGCTCCAACTTTTTCTCCAGTTGAAGCTCCAACTTTCGCTCCAGTTGAAGCTCCAACTCCTATTAATGTTCTTGAATTGGAAGTTGATGCTCCAGTTTCTACTCCAACTTATACTAAAGGTGATGCACCAACTTTCGCTCCAATTGATGCTCCAGCTTTCGCTCCAGTTTTTGCTCCAACTCCTATCAATGTTCATGAGTTGGAAGTTGAATCTCCAGTTTCTGCTCCAACTTACGCTCCAGTTTCTACTCCAGTTGATGTACCAGCTTTCGCTCTAGTTGATGCACCAACTTTCGCTCCACTTTATGCTCCGACTTTCACTCCAGTTGATGCACCGATTTCCGCTCCAATTGATGCTCCAACTTTCGCTTCAGTTTTCGCTCCAACTCCTATCAATGTTCTTGAGATGGAAGTTGATGCTCCGATTTCAGCTCCAACTTATGCTCCAGTTTCTACTCCAGTTGATGCACCAACTTTCGCTCCAATTGATTCTCCGGCTTCCGCTCCAACTCCTATCAATGTTCACGAGTCGGACATTGTTACTCCAATTGTTGCCCCAGTTTTCACTCCAGCTCCGTCTCCTTACTAGACATCTTATCCGATTTTCTAGCCTTAAGTGCAGATGTGCATGGAAATAGTTTTACATGGAAGATTGGATCGATCGGAAAAAACCATACTTAATAGGAAATTAGGGAGTTTTACTTTAGGTAAAATTTGATACCTTAAGTATACTATACACAAAAAATAAATCGTTGCAGTTGTAAATTGATGGGTAAGTTATTAACTTATTACCATCAACTTGCATACACAACCTATGTAGCATAGTATCATAAAAAGTTCATTAAAGCTCATCTTCTACAATTAAAAGTGTGTAACTCATGTgtatgataaaaaaaatattgataaataaaGAATTCATAGTCTTTGGTAAATTAATTTGGTGAATAAATCATGATTTTTCGGTACAAATGAGCCATAAGGGTAACACAAATTATAAATGGAGGGAGGGGGGACACGAACCCGAAACCTATTATAAATGGGCAATATATAGTAAGTAACTCATAagctaatacttcgtatataaatGGTTTAAGACACTCCTTAGAAGAAAGAAGAGGTATTGTGTATTTGTGTTAGACGCGACACGACATGTATACCAAAATCTTGTTGCAATGAAATAAAACCTTAGACAAAAACCTTAAAATTTGAGACATATATTCCAATATCCAATTCGTGGACTATGGACAAGGTTGTAcaatttgtttgtttgttgtAGAAAGAGCCACAAAATGATGTAAATGGGTTTCAATCCATGATTTTGGGTATCATCCTTTTAAACTACAATAAAGTTGATTATAATTTGAACTTATGGTGAAAAAAGTATTGTTAGAAGGGCCCAACCGGGTTCGAACCGGTGACCTCTTGATCTGCAGTCAAATGCTCTACCACTGAGCTATGGACCCAACGCTGTTACATGACCTAACATTAAAATAAtcaaatattgtttttgttttcttttccaGTTCttctccctccgtttcttaaaAGCTCAAAAGCTCGAAAAACAACACTGACAGTTAAAACACTGAAAGAACCACCGTAATCGATGGCGGCGCTGACACCGTACGGCATCAAACTCGCCGTCCACATCATCACTACCGACTTCGGAAACCTCGTCGCTGTAAActatctctctttctctctcctctctattcttcaattgacaatttaattattttatttcttatACAATTAATTGCAATTATTTTTTggtgaattttaatttgagcagAAAATATGCGAATGTATACTCAGAAGAGGAACCCAAAGTAGAGCGTTGATTTCTCGATTCACTGAACTCCCTCAAGACAAAGTGAAGAAATGTTTATGGGTTTTAATTCAGCATAATTGTGTTCAAGCTTTCGGCCTTGAACAAGaaggttttccttttttttttaatttttatttattaatttgatgcTTATAATGCTTAGTTAATTTATGATTGTTGTTTTTTATGCTATACATTTGTTGTTTATTGTAATTGTTGGTTTAGAATTTTCTGGAAAATAGCTTAATTGTCGAGTTTCTATTATGATCATGTGTTATTAGTAGGGCTGAAGTAACATTGTTGCTTTCGTTATTAATTTACAGTTTTTGAAGTATGCTAAGGAATTTGTTTCGTCGAGGTGTTGATTAGTGGTTATCATGATTCCTATGTTTATATACATTGTAAAGGTTTTGGTGGATTTTAGGGTGAAGTCATTGTTTGTTTCGTGTTGTTGTGAACAAACTTATAGTATGATGATTTGTTATCAGTAGATCTGAAATAACATTGTTTTTTTCGTTATTAACCATGCCGGAGTTTAGAatgaactttttctatcaaatAGGGAGTATTTGGCTTCCAAAGAGAGTTCTTTAATATTGTTGAATCATCTATCAGAGGAATATATGTACACAGCCATACGGTTCTTTTGAATAAATTTGAAGTGATTTGAACTTTTGAAGTCGTGATATGAAGTCTAAGTGTAAAGGTGGGCTTAAGAACTCTTATGACAATGATCATGATGGAATTAATGCACACAGCAGCCACAAGATTCTTCTTCAATTGGAGTTGTGGTTATTTGCCTTTCTAGTGTTATACTATTTCCATTATTTGATGTTGTCAA
This genomic stretch from Spinacia oleracea cultivar Varoflay chromosome 3, BTI_SOV_V1, whole genome shotgun sequence harbors:
- the LOC110784081 gene encoding uncharacterized protein, with amino-acid sequence MASLFNITSLVTLALLSSLLIQGVLGGITCEQLNKEECAFAVSSIGKRCVLEKYVRRNGMEAFKCTTTAVEADKLKDLVETNHCIEACGLDRDTLGISSDSLLESRFTQKLCSPECYKMCPNVIDLYFNLAAGEGVFLPNLCETKNPRRGMSEIKSSGIAAPGPGLDIHAANFFGAPIGSPMNALELDVVAPVVAPVPAPASAPVFSPTISALEVDVDIPIFAPGFAPVVAPVPSPTSAPVFAPSPINVLELEVDAPVSTPTYTPVDAPTFAPVDAPTFSPVEAPTFAPVEAPTPINVLELEVDAPVSTPTYTKGDAPTFAPIDAPAFAPVFAPTPINVHELEVESPVSAPTYAPVSTPVDVPAFALVDAPTFAPLYAPTFTPVDAPISAPIDAPTFASVFAPTPINVLEMEVDAPISAPTYAPVSTPVDAPTFAPIDSPASAPTPINVHESDIVTPIVAPVFTPAPSPY